Sequence from the Phaeodactylum tricornutum CCAP 1055/1 chromosome 20, whole genome shotgun sequence genome:
CAAATCAATATTTATATTAAACAAAAAGTAAATGTCTATTTGAGTGGCACAACGGTCTTCAAAAATATTACGAATGatcgaagatgaagacgcCTATAACAAAAATGCTGGCGTTTTACCTGGTAGCGTCTTTCAAGTAGACGAACCTCGTCGTGAACTCATCACCTCTGGAAGGCAATCTATGAGGAATTTTCTCAGTGCCTCCTCCAGGCACAGCCGCAGAAGTTTTCTGAGCAACCTCTAATGTAAATTAGATCCCGTCCGCTCAGTTGAAAGCTAGGCGACGAGTTCCAAAGAGTTCGAATAGAAATTGTAACCGCTATCACAAAAAGACCCTGGTCTATTGATTCTGGTTTAAGGCCTGCAACCACTGTTAGATAACCAGGCACATGCACAAATGACTGCAATTGAGAAGTCAGCAAAATCTCATGATCTGAACGCTTTGGATCATATGAcaagcaagaaaaaggcggaAGAAGATTTTTGCGGGGACAAGCGCCAAGCCATTTTGAGTCCTAACGAAAGTGTTGCAAGCGAGGAAGAAAATAAACTAGCCAAAAAGCGAGCCTACAACAGAAAAAATGCGGCTCGGGCACGGCAAAGAGCTAAGGACCAGTTGTCTGAACTCAGCCAGAAACTTGACGCTCATTGCCACGAGAACAACCAGCGAAGGGTGCGGAACGAGGAACTTGTTTCCCAAATCCAGATCTTGCAGGAAGAGAACCTAAAGCTAAAGCAACTCTTGGCAGCATCCTCCACGTGCAGTGCGTGTAATATGAAAACGTCTCTTCCGCCTCCCGTAAATCTCACTTCGAGGAAGCGGCTTCATCAACAGGCTTTCCTTCCATCGGCTCCTCAAAGTGATTCAAACTTTGCATTTCACCTCCTTTCTTTGACAAACCGATACCAGCCTGTCAGCAATCTACAAAACAACGACCTCCATAAGGGAGATCTCTTCCGAGGAAATTCTGAGCAGCAGAGTACTGACTCGTCGCTGGCAGCACGACAACAGCAGCTACGAGGTAAAGATGGACCAACTGCTTTAATCGATGGGAATCAACTTCTTGCGGGCACGCCCCAACAGAATCAGTTTGGCTTTGAGCGTTCTTTGCACAACCTTCAACTCACTCATATGCACCAGCTGTTGACTGAGTCGGAGCAACGGCGCTCGTTTCTTGACGTTTCCGTGGATCCAGATGGAGGCCAGATACGACGAGGCATagaagagagagagaaaagaTCCTTGGTACTTTCTTTGCTAAAAATGAACGCCGCGAAACAACGGATTGGCGAACGGTAGATATGTGCGGAATTCGAATCCAGCGAGGAAAGAGAATCTGGTTAGGAACATGAGAAAGGTCCTGCATATACTCCTGTGGTGCTTGCTGGCGATACAAGTACGTCTTGTGAGGGCTCACTATACGTCATATTCTTGACTCTCTGGAGAACCAAGGAACAAGTCCCACACTTAGCTTATAGTaccgacgaagaatccgCTTAGAACAAGGATAATACGTATAGACAAGTCTGAGTAGGAGGCTTCCTTTGCTCATGAAACAGCCCGTACTCTTTCGTTTCTGGTTTCGGCTTGATAAGCGAAACTGATAAGGCTCTGGGATCCGATTCTAATTCACTGTCCGAAAATCGGTAAATCGCCCTCTTCCTCTCGTCAACGATCCAGATGATAAATGCTGTCTGACtgaaaaaaaggaaaagatttACACTCAATAAGGCGACCCCGGGTAGACTGATTTTGTTTGCCTGAAGAACACTCAGGGGAAACTCTAACCATTAAACGGCTTTCTTGAcaaaattaacagtaaatataCCAAGAGTCTATTCCTTCAAATCTCTTTTATCATGTGCCATATTTCTTGGTTAACCAATGAAATGCATATTTCTTACTGTCGTCTGAAAATAGCCATATTCATTAGGATATATTTAAGGGCATTAGCCACAATATATCAGAAAACAGTAATTCAGGTGTTACATCGACGCCTGGGACTACTTTTTAGCCTGTCCTATTAATGTGAATTTGCTTTTTATCAAGAAAAAGATCAGACAGAGAGTGTCAAGCCTGGCACATGCCATACTATTTGCATTAGTGTGCAAGACCATGACAAGCGCATAAAAAGACGAAAGTATAGGTCTTTGTTCAGCCAGAAGCCATACTCCTCTGCAACATGTGTGCTCAGGCGTAACATTCGAATCCGACATAAAGGTGTTTGAGAATGAGCGTCTTTTGGCTGAAAAGTCTCATATCCGATCAAAGTCATTTTTTTGCAGTTCTTTACGGCACGCATTCGCATCATATTCAATTCTGCGTTCAAGTGTATCAGTCCGATGCCCAGGAGTCGCATCCTTGTAGGCACAAATTGCACGCAATGCCAACCTAAGTATGTCTAATTGAGCTTCGAAGTCGTTTTTTTGTCTATGGACGCGACTCATTTTGTACAATAGTACTGCTTCGGCTCGTAAAACTTTCGGACTCCTAACTTTCCCCCCGGCCCGGAACCGTTCCAAAACCATGTCATAATACTTGAGGGCATCATCAGCTTGACCACTGCTTGCGCAGGAATCAGCCAAATTGTCTAGTGTAGACAAAACCGAGGCGTGCGACCGACCAAGTACAGATTCTTGGAGACTAGCCGCTTCTTTAAGTACCGAAGCTGCTTTTGTGTACATATCACGGTATCGGTAAAGGTATCCCAGGTTACACAATGTCGTAGCGGTGGCGAATATTATTGGACCACTGTCTGTATCATGAGAGAGAGAATTTCTCTGAATATCCAATGCCGATTCAAACGCTAGGCACGCTTCATGAAATTCATTGAACTCAACATACACACACCCAATGTTATTGTAGATGCGCGCAGTTGACGGGTGCAGCGCACCTAACGCGTGTTTGCGAATGGACAGAGCCTCTCGAAAGCTCCTGAGAGCCTCTTCAAAACGATGTAGGAGCAACAGTGATATTCCAACTTTTACCATGGTCACTGCCACCAAGGGATGGTCATGACCCAGTGCTCCCTTGCGGACTCTCGCGGCCTCCTCGAAACATCTCAGTGCCCCCTCATGATTCTGAGCTCGTAGCTCGGCAATACCGACATTGTGCAAAGCAGCCCCCACACCCACATGTGTAGGGCCATTCCTTCGCCGCTGGCATTGCAACACGACTTCAAAAAGGCGGAGAGCTTCGACGATATCGTTTTTCTGCAAAAATTGCAAGTTAGTAAGATAAAAGAGAACAAACAATTAATGCAATTCAACTTCCGCGTACCTTGAGTAGTGATGAAGCTTTGATATGAATATCGTAGAGATTATTCATAGGATCTTGAAGCATTTGACGAGCTGATGCCGAACCATTTGACGAAGGCCAATTCCCTTCCAATGGGGCTATTCCATCTTCCATTAGGTCTTGTTCTAGCACACTTGCCCCCCTAAAGTTGTTCTGGGCGGCACGTTGAATATCAGAAGTGTCTTCTGTTGACTCATCCTGGGCATGAGCGCTCAAAACAGCCCTCACCCTAGCCATGACATTATCGCGCTCCTTATTTCCAGTCAAGACATCTCTTTCGAAATCATACTTGGCCTCCTCACTATCCTTTCCTGAAGAGCCATTTGGTCTCATCAAAATCTCAGAAGCTACTTTtgcagaaggaaaagaacgcGCAGCAATTATGTCTCGCCGCTTGGGGTTCTCAGTTATTTCATTTGCCACAATTCCTGCTTTGTTCCAAGTAACCGGGTAGTGAATTCGACCGTGCTCGGAATCTACACCCGTGTCACTTATCAAACAGTTTTCATCCCCGTCATACGACATATTCATTGGAACGGAAATGCCCCCAAGATTAACTTTTTGACTGTCATGGGCTTTAAGGTTTTCGTGAAGGGATCTCCTATCAGTTTTTGTGCTGAAACAGCTCTTGGACTTGTGTAAGCTTTCCGAAGCCAAGTGCTTGGTGATAAAATGGGGTGGAATAGGAAAATTTCTCTCTCCCCGAATGTCCTCTGTACCACCGTCCTCCTCTTGATCCTGTGAGACTTTCGCTTCCAACATGGGAGTCATAGTTCTTCCAATGCTCTTTCCGTACGTTTCATCATTTGGAAGTAATTCTTTCCAAGCATCCAGCTGCACATCCTTCACACAGCCACGAGCCTCATCAAAAGGACGCGAGGCTTGTGGTCTCGATGGCGAGAACGATTGGACGTGCTCCCCCAGCTGATTGCACGAATGTAACGACAACAAAGACACCTCTCTGTTGTTTGATGCTGAGTGCCTAAAGGGTTTCGTGGGTTGTATCGCTGTCTCCATCCCAACAACCGCAGTCTCATGAATTGCTGTCGGCTTGTCATCAAACGCCCTGCGAATCGGAGTACGAGATCTGTTCGGGGACAGTACAGGGCTGGTCAAGCCTTTCCTTGGTCTCGGAACCGATCTAGCCATTTCTAGCAAAACTTGCACCTGATGTACCAAGGGGTCGTCTGGCCCCAATACGTCCCTGCGAATCTGAAAACCAAGCAACAGAAACAGAGTGAGAATCTAGTGCTGTTCCTCCTCATACCATTCACTGCTGTGAGACTTGTACCTTcaaggcttcttcgaaagcaTGTTCCGCCTCCGTTGCTCGACGCACATCCGGTCCCTGTCGTCGGATCCACTCCAAACACAATCCCCCAATGTTAAAGAGTGTATCCGCCAGTTCCAGACGAGTTGCCTGTCTATGCTCTGGCGGCATTCCTGCATCAACCGCGTTTCGTTGGATATGCAAAGCACTTTCTAGATATTCGAGCCCAACCGGAAACTTTTCCAAATGCATTTCACATACGCCCAGGTTATTGTAAAGATTGGCAACCAAGCCGTGTGTGGCGCCGTAATGCGCGATGCGCACGCGGAGAGCTTCGCGGAAGGTGATCACGGCACTCTGGTACTGTTTCGACTGAAGCAGCAAAAACCCAATTCGTACCAACGACACAGCTACATTGGGATGATTTTGGCCGAGAGCATCGCGCGCCGTCCTGGCGGCGGCCTGAAAGCAGTTGAGGGCTTCTTGACGCGAATTCTGCTGTGCGAGCGAATTTTCGGGGAACGTCCCCGCTCGTCGTGCGTGCACGGTGCCCAAATTGTGATACGCCGACGCGACCGTGGCGTGGGAAAGTCCATTctgctgacggtgaatgTCCAGGACCTCGGTAAAGATTCCGAGGGCGCGGTTGTAATCCTGTTCCTGCACACTTTTCATGGCTTGTGTGTTGAGTATGTCTACTTCAGCGGTGTGCAAAGAGAGTGCTTCTGGTGGTCCGGTTACGGGGGACGCTGTGGCTGGCTGCGTCGGGGTTTGCGATTGCGGTTCTTGTGACGAAAACTGAGACGCTTGCCGTGACGAAGACTGCAATTCTTGCGATCGCTGAAACTCTAGCGGAGACGGAGCGCGAACATCGGCCAGAAACGCGTCCTTGAGTTTCTGCAGCTCCGTATCGGAATCGGTCGAGCAgtcttcgctttcttcaacaATGGCGACGGGAATTGCGGCTGGGCTGGACGACAACACCTGTCCCGTGGTGGGCGAAAACTGCAGGTGCGATTCTTCATTCCGTTCTCCCTGCGGTCGATCTTCGCGGGTCGCCTCCGAGTACGAGGCACTGTGGCGGTTACGGTGGGTTGCGTTGTTGGCGTGGAACTTGTGGGTCCGTTCGAAGGAGCGGAGACCGGGCATTCCGTCCGGGAGCGTCGGGGTGGTTGCGGGTGCTACCACGGGGGCTTGCTGGCCCCGTACCCCGTGGGGTTCGAGTTCCCCCTGGTAGAGTCCGCGTCGAACCGGTTGCTGTGATTGCGACAATATTTGTGGCTCTGCGTAGGAGGTCCCTCGAAAACGCTCGGTGCGATCGGACGGTGTGGGCGGTGTGAGCAAACTCAGAGTCCTTTCGGAAACAAGATTGCcattattgttgttgtcttggGTATTAGGAGTGCCAATTGTAGGCTTGGATTGTTGAACGGTATCCTTAGACGCGTTGGGTACAATCTTGCTGTTTTCGTGACGGTTGGTGGGACTGGGATTGGCCGAATCGTCACTGGTGGACACGGCGGTAATATTGGCGGAAGGTGCCGAGGGAAAGGCCTGCCATCGCTGCGAGGCCTTGTCCCGCAGTACAGTGGGTTGATCCAGTTGCAAGCGATTGTTTCGTTGACGAGAGACTCGTCGATCGGGATCGCTTTGGCTCGTCGATCgactgctgttgctgcccCGACTACGCAACGACCAACGGCTCCTTGGGGTCAAGCGCAGCGATAAGCAGGACTTGGAAGCGACGGAATCATCCGCGGTATCCGTGTACGGAAAGAAACTGTGGTTGGAGACGGGAATTGACGATTTGGTGATGGAGGGAGACGGCGACCAACCCGCCGATGTCAAAGTTGACGGAGCCTGGTAACGGTTGTGACGCGAAGGACTCCGCGGCGTGCCGCCGCTGGATTCTCTACGAGGACGTGTCATGCACTGCCTAGCTCGGGCCCCAAAACTTCGATCCGACGCCAATCAAGCAGCAGCCAATAAGAACAGATATCGGAACGGGTGCTTCCCTACGACAAGGAATCGTTCGATTGATCGGTTTCACGATATTGTAGGATGATGGTAGGTTCCTGTAATTACTCTTCGCGATGACCGAGTGAATAGTGTGGATCTACGGAGGCGGGTCGACGCTCGCCGCGGCACCTCACGCTTGCACCGTGTTGGTACAAACATAAACCGTACGACCCTCCGGCTGAGTACCGATACGATCTCTTTTTTAAGTAAGTACATACATATTCTATTTAATTACCCGTACGATTCCGCGAGCATGGTTTCATCGTCCTCGCCAGTATCCTTATTCATAACCGTTTTATATCGCTTCCTCATCTCTATTTAGTAGTTTTTTCCGTTACATAGGTTGCAATAAAACCGATGGACGCGCGGGCCTGCTCCAGGGACGCCCCTCTGACCTCGAAAGACCTCGCCATTCTTTTTTTCCATCCCACGAGCCCTTGGGAACTACCGAAACAGGGTTCCTCGGTGTCGTACCGGTGATGTGCGCGGTCCCCGAACTCCAATCGAACCAGGACGAAAAACTAGTAGCCACTTTTCTAAAGTCACAATGATGAACTATACGAAATATATGGTTTCTACTACCGCCAGTTTATGCAAAATTGGGGAGCTGCCGAGCACAGCCAAAATATTACATCACACTGTCCATGCGCTCACTAACAGACAGTTGTCGCAGAAGTAATGGAGAACGAGCTGGTGTAGTCATTCTCTTCCCGAAAGGATCTTCCATCTCCTTGGGACACACCCAGGATTGGGAGGGTGCGTAGCCATCCGAAGATTGGCAAAATGTGGCAACTTGCGTCGAACATAGCTTGCAACTTTCGTTCCTTGGCCAGATCGTGGTCACGTTGGGTGTCAACGGCGCTACTGGTTTTGGCGGCGTGGAGTTGTCCGCTTCCTCGCGAACCTCATCCGTGCAATCGGGAAAGCGCAGACTCGCGGCATCCGCTTCTCCGACGAGACGAGCATAGATACAAGCAGTCCGGGAGTAGTCTCGATAAAAGGATGCAATATCCGTTGGATCCAAATTTGGATTGGCGAACAAACGCAGGACTGCCGCGCGGGCTTGTTTCGAAAACTCGGCCCGTTCGAAGCGGTGCTTGAACGACGTGTACTTTTCCAGACCTCGCCCCCCACCGGACGGGGAACACCATTCCTGTAGACATCCGCTATATTCCGAAGGGTCTTCCATGAAGGAAATGTAGGTTGGTTCGTCGAGAGTGCAGGACAAGTGCAGGGCTGTGGTGTACGCTTCGTCAATGTCGGCAATCACACGCATCTGTTGCTTGCGAATGTTGAGAGTAGCGAGTTTCGCGGCTAGTCGTACCTCCTCAAACTCGGAGGCTGTCCACCACACGTTGCCCTTATCCTCGTCGGATAGCTTGCGATAGGTAAGAATGTGGCGTTCAGAAAATTTCACTTTGCGTTGACGTTTGAGAGTGCATTTGGGGGAGCCTGCGGCTGCGCCCTCCTGGGCCGAGCTCATTGCCATTGAAAATAAGACAGGGGAAGAATGGCAACTCGTTGCTAATTTGCCGACTCTGTCGACGAAAGCTATCCTTTTAATGATCGATCCGCTTGCTGGGTTGCCTCTGGTGAGACTCCCGAGAGAAATACGATCCGTGCAGTTGGGCGCTGAATTTGTCCTGGCATGTACCGGTgagtttgactgtgagcacaTCGAAATTGGCCCCTCGTTGTCGATAGACGTTTATACACGGAGTGGGCGTGGTAAATCGAGATCGTGGATCTATGCCAGAAGTAAACAATTTCGGGCATAGAAGACCGTCATGTTCAATATAAAATAAATACAAAACGAGTATGCCCAGTAGAATTCAGCCAATCAGAGATTTTGGGGACTGTGGATGCGGATTTGATGCCAAACCCGTTTCTTCCAAACTGTCGAGAGCAGTCATCTCAAGAAGGGGTTAGCAAATTGACTAGTTAagcaataacaacaacgaccGGGATACTACGCGATCCCAACCAGAAAATCCAATCTTGGTCTTCCGCCGATTACTCGAAGGCGAATGGGAAACGGTACTAGGGGCATTGTCTCCATAGACTAATTACAGAGCTATCACTTTTGAAGATCAAATCTTGGTGGTTAGATTTACATCGTCTTGTACTGCCCACTTTCACTTGTTTTCACACCACGATAGAATCCTTAAGTGAAGCAGAAGTCATGATACCTTCAGCTGTTGAAGTCGGGGccatctcacagtcaatgtgtTGCGCTGCAGAGCATCTTCCGCTCGTTGAACGGGATCAGCAAACAGGCTGAAAAGTATGGGAAGATAAATGCCGGAACAGTAAGAAAATACTGCGCTTACAGCGATTGGGAGTTTACGCGGGCCTTAAGCATTTGCTAAGCTACAAGCTGGCTAGTTCCGTCCACTATATCCTTTTTCGGAACAGGGAAGCCGTCGTACATGAttgccgtcgtcaaaaaaAAAAAAGCGGGTACACTAGTCGAAATTTTTGAGATCTTTTTGGAGCCGACTACTTGCCTCTTTCCTACACCGTTGTCTGCCGAGATAGATACTTCCTTTGAAGTATCCGCTTACTGAGTTGATAGCTTGTTCCAACGAGATTAATGTGCAGCGCCGACGCAACGGCTGTACCAAGCAGAAACCAAACACCGACGTCGAGCTACTTTGCACCATAATTAAATGCTTTCTCCGAAACACAACGTAAAATACACGGGGACATGATGGAGTTGATATTCGGACAATGGGTTGATGAGATCAACAGGGAGAAGGGATTGTAGTCCGAAAGCGGACAGGTACTTTTTTCGTCATCTGCAACTTGGATGAAAGACCGCCAATAGACACACTCCTTTGCATCGGGTGTACAAGCCAGTACCGGTTCAAACCAAGTGCAGGTCCTGACAACTGTCAACTTGCATTGGCTTAGCACGATTATAGGTAACATTTTGAAAAGTCCAAGGGAACTGATTCATTCTTGTTTAGGCAGTGTCAACTTTTATATACAATCGGAAACTGTTTTACAAGCAAGGGCTTGGCCTTGGAGTTTGGTGAAGCTACAGAGCAGCCCAGCGAAAGCACTAAAAGTctggagaagaaaaagatgcTGTCATTTCGGCATGATGACTGGGTCGCTTTTCGAAGCGACGAGTCTTCTTGTGATGGAAATCTGTAAGAGGCGGCTCTATTTGTCCATGAGATTTGACACCTGAAAAGGAAAGTCacgagcttcttcttcggcatAAAGCTAGAGAACTGAGAAAGGCGCGGAACCTTGCCAAGGTTCGCATTACATGCATATCGATGATGAATGCTTGCCTTGCCATCTGCAGTTGCGGGGGAGGATTCCTTAGCT
This genomic interval carries:
- a CDS encoding predicted protein; protein product: MTAIEKSAKSHDLNALDHMTSKKKAEEDFCGDKRQAILSPNESVASEEENKLAKKRAYNRKNAARARQRAKDQLSELSQKLDAHCHENNQRRVRNEELVSQIQILQEENLKLKQLLAASSTCSACNMKTSLPPPVNLTSRKRLHQQAFLPSAPQSDSNFAFHLLSLTNRYQPVSNLQNNDLHKGDLFRGNSEQQSTDSSLAARQQQLRGKDGPTALIDGNQLLAGTPQQNQFGFERSLHNLQLTHMHQLLTESEQRRSFLDVSVDPDGGQIRRGIEEREKRSLVLSLLKMNAAKQRIGER
- a CDS encoding predicted protein, whose amino-acid sequence is MSSAQEGAAAGSPKCTLKRQRKVKFSERHILTYRKLSDEDKGNVWWTASEFEEVRLAAKLATLNIRKQQMRVIADIDEAYTTALHLSCTLDEPTYISFMEDPSEYSGCLQEWCSPSGGGRGLEKYTSFKHRFERAEFSKQARAAVLRLFANPNLDPTDIASFYRDYSRTACIYARLVGEADAASLRFPDCTDEVREEADNSTPPKPVAPLTPNVTTIWPRNESCKLCSTQVATFCQSSDGYAPSQSWVCPKEMEDPFGKRMTTPARSPLLLRQLSVIHHCDFRKVATSFSSWFDWSSGTAHITGTTPRNPVSVVPKGSWDGKKEWRGLSRSYRYSAGGSYGLCLYQHGASVRCRGERRPASVDPHYSLGHREEESSGGTPRSPSRHNRYQAPSTLTSAGWSPSPSITKSSIPVSNHSFFPYTDTADDSVASKSCLSLRLTPRSRWSLRSRGSNSSRSTSQSDPDRRVSRQRNNRLQLDQPTVLRDKASQRWQAFPSAPSANITAVSTSDDSANPSPTNRHENSKIVPNASKDTVQQSKPTIGTPNTQDNNNNGNLVSERTLSLLTPPTPSDRTERFRGTSYAEPQILSQSQQPVRRGLYQGELEPHGVRGQQAPVVAPATTPTLPDGMPGLRSFERTHKFHANNATHRNRHSASYSEATREDRPQGERNEESHLQFSPTTGQVLSSSPAAIPVAIVEESEDCSTDSDTELQKLKDAFLADVRAPSPLEFQRSQELQSSSRQASQFSSQEPQSQTPTQPATASPVTGPPEALSLHTAEVDILNTQAMKSVQEQDYNRALGIFTEVLDIHRQQNGLSHATVASAYHNLGTVHARRAGTFPENSLAQQNSRQEALNCFQAAARTARDALGQNHPNVAVSLVRIGFLLLQSKQYQSAVITFREALRVRIAHYGATHGLVANLYNNLGVCEMHLEKFPVGLEYLESALHIQRNAVDAGMPPEHRQATRLELADTLFNIGGLCLEWIRRQGPDVRRATEAEHAFEEALKIRRDVLGPDDPLVHQVQVLLEMARSVPRPRKGLTSPVLSPNRSRTPIRRAFDDKPTAIHETAVVGMETAIQPTKPFRHSASNNREVSLLSLHSCNQLGEHVQSFSPSRPQASRPFDEARGCVKDVQLDAWKELLPNDETYGKSIGRTMTPMLEAKVSQDQEEDGGTEDIRGERNFPIPPHFITKHLASESLHKSKSCFSTKTDRRSLHENLKAHDSQKVNLGGISVPMNMSYDGDENCLISDTGVDSEHGRIHYPVTWNKAGIVANEITENPKRRDIIAARSFPSAKVASEILMRPNGSSGKDSEEAKYDFERDVLTGNKERDNVMARVRAVLSAHAQDESTEDTSDIQRAAQNNFRGASVLEQDLMEDGIAPLEGNWPSSNGSASARQMLQDPMNNLYDIHIKASSLLKKNDIVEALRLFEVVLQCQRRRNGPTHVGVGAALHNVGIAELRAQNHEGALRCFEEAARVRKGALGHDHPLVAVTMVKVGISLLLLHRFEEALRSFREALSIRKHALGALHPSTARIYNNIGCVYVEFNEFHEACLAFESALDIQRNSLSHDTDSGPIIFATATTLCNLGYLYRYRDMYTKAASVLKEAASLQESVLGRSHASVLSTLDNLADSCASSGQADDALKYYDMVLERFRAGGKVRSPKVLRAEAVLLYKMSRVHRQKNDFEAQLDILRLALRAICAYKDATPGHRTDTLERRIEYDANACRKELQKNDFDRI